The Terriglobus roseus sequence CCTGGTCGCTGATACGAACGTGCAGCGCGCCATCCTCGATCGTCCGGCGGTCGGAACCGTCATCGAAGCCAAGCTGGATCGTGGCCGCGGTGTGGTCGCCTCCATCCTGGTGCAGAACGGCACACTGAAGATTGGCGACAGCTACATCGTCGGCAACACCTTCGGTAAAATCCGCGCCATGTTCGACGATCGTGGTCGCGCTATCGTGACAGCCGGACCCTCGACCCCAGTCGAGATCCTCGGTCTCGAGAGCATTCCGGACGCGGGCGACACGTTCATCGTCATGGCCGATCGCGATCGCGCCAAGGAGATTGCACGTTACCGTACGCTCAAGGAGCGCGAGGCACAGCTTTCGAAGAGCAGCCGCGTGTCCCTGGAAGGCCTTGCAGAACAGATCAAGCAGGCCGGCGTCAAGGATCTCAACCTCATTCTCAAGGGCGATGTGCAGGGTTCGGTGCAGGTACTGGTCGACAGTCTGCAGCGTATGTCGACGGACAAGGTACGCGTTCGCGTGCTGCACTCCGGCGTCGGCGCCATCACCGAGAGCGATGTGCTTCTTGCCACTGCGTCGAACGCCGTCATCATTGGCTTCAACGTGCGGCCGGAGCGCAAGGCTCAGGACCTGGCCGAGCAGGACAACGTGGAGATCCGTCTGCACTCGATCATCTACGAGCTGCAGGACGAGATGACCCGCGCGATGCTTGGACTGCTGGATCCCGTCTTCCGCGAGAACTATCTCGGCAAGGCAGAGGTGCTCAACGTCTTCAAGATCACAAAGGTTGGCCAGATTGCCGGTTGCACGGTTCGCGACGGCAGCATCCCGCGCAACGCACAGGTTCGCCTGATGCGTGGCACGGAGGAGATCTGGAAGGGCAAGATCACCAACCTGAAGCGCTTCAAGGACGACGTCAAGGAAGTGACCAGCGGTATGGAGTGCGGTATCGATCTGAGCTTCCGCGATGTCCGCGTGGGCGACATGATCGAGGCGTTCTCCACGGAGAAGATGGCAGCCGAGCTCGGCGAGAATATCGCCGACCGCAAGGCCGCCACGGCCAAGGCAGAGAAGGCAGCCGCGGCCACCGCCGCAGCCAATGCTGCCAACGAGCCAGCCGCCGTCTAACGCGTCCTAACAGCCACATCAGAAAGGCCGGGCGAAAGCCCGGCCTTTCTGCGTTGCAAAGAACGCTTACCCGCAGGAGGCGGACGCTGCAGTCCGCAATCGGGCGGTTGTCGACCGCGCATCCGTTCACTATTCTTCAGCGCAGACGCCCATGCGTGGCAGTGGTTTCCTATGCATAGGCATCTCGGAACAAAAGCGTATGAGGAGCGAATGGTTATCTCAGCGACTGTGGTGAATGAAGGCACACAGCACCGAGCCGTGGTGCGGACCGGCAGCAAGGAACAACAGCTGTCGATGACCGCAAAGCCGGAAGGCCCCGGGTCTGCTGTGAACGGGGGAGAGCTACTCTTCCTGGCCCTGGCGACCTGCTACTGCAACGACATCTATCGCGAAGCGGCGGAACGTGGACTGGAGATCACATCGGTCGAGGTGGAGGTCACAGGCCTCTTTGGCGGCCGGGGAGAGCCCTGCAGAGACATCCGCTATCGCGCATCCCTGCAATCGAAGGCCAGCGAAGCGGAGCTTTTCGATCTGATGCGCCATACCGATTCTGTCGCGGAGATCCACAACACACTACGGCTTGGAACCGCGGTGACAATGGAGGAGTGCCGGGTGGGTCGAAGCCTTTCGGACTGACGATCTTTAGCCGAGTTCGGCCTCTTCCTGCTTGTGCTTTTCTGCGTCTTCGCTGATGGCTTTTTCGCCTTCCTTGTCGGCGATGACCTGTCCGTATTCGAGCAGTGTGACGATGAGGACGCCGCCGCTGACGTTGCCGGCTACGGCGAGTGCGAGCCAATGGAAATAGCCGCTCCATGCGACCTGGTGCGCCAGGACTGCGGTCATCACTTCGCTGCTGCCTGCGATGCAGTGGGCGAAGTGGCCGAGGCCGATGACGAAGGTGAGCGTCCAGATGAGCATCATGGAGCCGGTGACGGAGTGCGACGCGGAGACAAGCCACGCCACCATGGCGATCATGCTGCCCGCTACGACGGCGCTCCAGAAGACTGCGCCTGGCGTCTGCTGCACAGCCTCAAGGCCGATGTGTGCGAGCTGCGACAGGAACGCTGGCCGGATCGCGGGTGTTCTGGCGACGAGCGATGCAAACCCGAAGGCGCCGACGACATTCGCGATAAGAACGATGACCCATAGCCGTAAGGTGCGCAGGAAATGCCTGCGCTCGGCAAAGAGCAGGGCGACTGGATACAGCGTGTTCTCCGTGAACAACTGTGCGCGGCCAAGGATGACGATGATGAAGCCGATGGGATAGAACATCTGCGCTATGAAGGCGGCCGTCGACGACGGGCCGAGCTGCGCCAACGTGATCGCGACTCCGAGCCCCGAGAAACCCGTGAAGATGCCACCAACCAGTCCGGAGATGCCAAGCGAAAGTCCGGAGCGTTTCAGCTCATCGCGGGCGTTACCGGCGACCTGAACGTAGATCTCTTTCGCGGTCGGACGCGATAGTTCTTTTTGCGGCTGTGAACTGCCGCCCTGCGATTCGTCACTCATGCATGCCCTCTGTCCCAGGTGACTCAGATGCAGAAGGGGTGCCGACGGTCCGCTATCGCGGGTCTTCCCAGGCCGGTTGCGGCAACGCATCCGGCCCGGGACGATGGCTACTGCGGGGTAGCCGGAGGCGCTGCAGCAGGAGGAGTTGCTGGTGCTGCCGGTGCCGTTCCACCGGGAGCCGGCACTGTTGGGGTTACTGGCACTGTTGGGTTCGCCGGCGCTGTCGGGTTCGCTGGCACCGTTGGGATCGCCGGTTCAGGCGTGGCAGATGCTGGCGGCGCCGGTGGCTGTGGCGTGTCCGCGGCTGGTGCTGCTGCTGGCTTGTCCATCGGCGTCGGCAGGATGACCGTGGCGACGGACGATGGATCATCCCGCAGCTTCAGGTACAGCGTGGTCCCGTCAGCTGGAGCGGGTGCCGTGAACGTCGCGTCGGAGAAGCCGGTGGGTACGTCGGCGGGCTTGGTGAAATCCTTGTCGGCGCTGAAGGTCTGCACCAGGAACAGGCTCCTGCCGTTGAGCGT is a genomic window containing:
- a CDS encoding OsmC family protein, with the translated sequence MVISATVVNEGTQHRAVVRTGSKEQQLSMTAKPEGPGSAVNGGELLFLALATCYCNDIYREAAERGLEITSVEVEVTGLFGGRGEPCRDIRYRASLQSKASEAELFDLMRHTDSVAEIHNTLRLGTAVTMEECRVGRSLSD
- a CDS encoding formate/nitrite transporter family protein encodes the protein MSDESQGGSSQPQKELSRPTAKEIYVQVAGNARDELKRSGLSLGISGLVGGIFTGFSGLGVAITLAQLGPSSTAAFIAQMFYPIGFIIVILGRAQLFTENTLYPVALLFAERRHFLRTLRLWVIVLIANVVGAFGFASLVARTPAIRPAFLSQLAHIGLEAVQQTPGAVFWSAVVAGSMIAMVAWLVSASHSVTGSMMLIWTLTFVIGLGHFAHCIAGSSEVMTAVLAHQVAWSGYFHWLALAVAGNVSGGVLIVTLLEYGQVIADKEGEKAISEDAEKHKQEEAELG